A part of Vespula pensylvanica isolate Volc-1 chromosome 20, ASM1446617v1, whole genome shotgun sequence genomic DNA contains:
- the LOC122636083 gene encoding uncharacterized protein LOC122636083, with the protein MENHIRPPQPLSNNSPKTWLLWKEEFIIFMKLLGHMSRPEYYKANLFKNFIGPVGLEIISKLSFDHPNDKDNLDIIIKKIDEYHNPPRKEIERRYQFFNSSMKSNETIENYIQSLKEKAKECKFDNLEESLIIDVVILHAKDKELRKKYLQENNLNCEKIIEIYKNHRIATLESSSTTNSTALPKQKNKPIPVSKETESSNVSQKKSCWRCKSTHEVRQCPAWNYKCKNCGELHHFEISCRNVASSQNKPCYKNMNNLNKNGKPGNHNKTLNNLLK; encoded by the exons agaagaatttattatcttcatgAAATTGCTTGGGCATATGTCTCGTCCAGAATACTATAAGGcaaatcttttcaaaaattttataggACCAGTAggtttagaaataatatcaaagttaTCATTTGACCACCCAAATGATAAAGATAATttggatataataataaaaaaaatagatgaatATCATAATCCTCCacgaaaggaaatagaaagacgatatcaattttttaatagctCTATGAAAAGCAAtgaaacaatagaaaattatatccaAAGTTTAAAg gagaaagcaaaagaatgtaaatttgataatttggaagaaagtttaataataGATGTTGTCATTCTTCATGCTAAGGATAAAGAATTAcgcaaaaaatatttgcaagaaaataatcttaattgtgaaaaaattatagaaatttataaaaaccaTAGAATTGCAACATTAGAAAGTAGTTCTACTACAAATTCTACAGCTTTacctaaacaaaaaaataaaccaaTTCCAGTTTCTAAAGAAACAGAATCTTCTAATGTTTCACAAAAGAAATCTTGTTGGAGATGTAAAAGTACACATGAAGTAAGACAATGTCCAGCTTGGAATTACAAGTGTAAAAATTGTGGTGAACTGCatcattttgaaatatcttGTCGAAATGTTGCATCAAGCCAGAATAAACCGTGCTATAAAAATATG aataatcttaataaaaatggaaaaccAGGGAAccataataaaacattaaacaatctgttaaaataa